One Methanoculleus sp. 7T genomic window carries:
- a CDS encoding flagellin — translation MYREDGEDRAFTGIEAAIVFIAFIVVASVFSYAVLGVGMATSQKDQEVMYAALDEAGSSLRPGYTVIAQTDTGSDALRSVEFDLETATDVAAIDMRTMTYTVATKEALVTFRSGEASVKESWRCRKDTGDLLEAGELVAVTLDVRSVGIRAGDTFTISATAAGGATASLTKTVPSGVGENAFIEIF, via the coding sequence ATGTACCGGGAAGACGGGGAAGACCGGGCCTTTACCGGGATCGAGGCGGCCATCGTCTTCATCGCTTTCATCGTCGTTGCATCGGTCTTCTCGTATGCCGTGCTCGGGGTAGGGATGGCTACGTCGCAGAAGGACCAAGAAGTGATGTATGCCGCCCTCGACGAAGCCGGCTCCTCCCTCCGCCCGGGATACACGGTCATCGCCCAGACGGACACCGGGAGCGATGCGCTCAGGTCGGTGGAGTTCGACCTTGAGACCGCGACGGACGTGGCCGCGATAGATATGCGAACCATGACCTACACCGTCGCCACGAAGGAGGCCCTTGTCACGTTTCGCTCCGGTGAGGCTTCCGTAAAGGAATCCTGGCGGTGCCGGAAAGATACCGGCGACCTCCTGGAAGCGGGAGAACTCGTCGCGGTGACGCTGGACGTGCGTAGTGTGGGGATTCGAGCGGGAGATACGTTCACCATCAGCGCGACCGCTGCCGGAGGAGCGACGGCCTCGCTGACCAAGACGGTTCCTTCGGGCGTCGGTGAGAATGCATTCATCGAGATCTTCTGA
- a CDS encoding hybrid sensor histidine kinase/response regulator, producing MVPRTRTLPERPPDPLRLLVVTASPSDARWIRRALREAGLPAEAVWRKRLVGGLAALRRESFDIVLLDLGPAAAAQVNSEAPETPVILLVSRDDMESAVRGLGRGADDYLVRGEVTPEILVCTIRHAFTLKRAQTALGRVEGMWRQVLLGLHEGVLVVDSEGIAVFASTRAAEILGYTEDGISGTPFLSLVDPGDASRAEALLGVGERSEAELRLRRSDGATVDALLAVSPVFAGSGERLGTAVGVMGITGWKLVEEKVRRRNTQLYVINQVVRAATSSAGMDELLISVLEKTLKLLGFEGGGVYLIDPSRSRAELVAEIGLPEGFSFRRRIADMNAPPYSAVLGQGVPYFVEDYPRCYPQDTGAGIRAFASIPITAEGRVIGAVNLVSRDVHVFSPDERALLISVGREIGGAVERMRLHERLEKAHEEANFYLDVMTHDINNANTAAIGYATLLAEALSGPGEVLARKLAAAVGQSAEIIGNISTIRRIAEEAPVSGPISLNDVIENVVSLFPDADIRYTPQDRWVAADDLLSTVFVNLIGNAVKFGGPGVTVRISAREEEGFVAVSVEDTGPGIPDAEKPLVFEKFRKSGARSGKGLGLYIVRTLIERYGGRVWVEDRVPGHPECGAAFRFTLPACPAVTGRTG from the coding sequence ATGGTACCCCGTACCCGGACCCTGCCGGAGCGCCCGCCCGACCCGCTCAGGCTGCTCGTTGTCACCGCGAGCCCAAGCGACGCCCGTTGGATCCGGCGGGCGCTCCGGGAGGCCGGGCTCCCGGCAGAGGCGGTCTGGCGCAAGCGGCTTGTCGGGGGCCTCGCTGCTCTCCGAAGAGAATCGTTCGATATCGTCCTGCTCGATCTCGGACCTGCGGCGGCGGCACAGGTGAACAGCGAGGCCCCCGAGACTCCGGTCATCCTCCTCGTCTCACGTGACGATATGGAGTCGGCGGTCAGGGGGCTGGGGCGCGGTGCGGACGACTACTTGGTCCGGGGCGAAGTCACCCCCGAGATCCTGGTCTGCACCATCCGGCACGCCTTCACGCTGAAGCGCGCGCAGACGGCGCTCGGAAGGGTCGAGGGGATGTGGCGCCAGGTCCTTTTGGGCCTGCACGAGGGGGTCCTGGTGGTCGACTCGGAAGGCATTGCAGTCTTTGCCAGCACCCGGGCGGCGGAGATCCTCGGCTACACCGAGGACGGGATATCGGGAACCCCTTTCCTCTCCCTCGTCGATCCGGGCGACGCCTCGCGGGCGGAGGCCCTGCTCGGAGTGGGCGAGCGGAGCGAGGCCGAACTTCGGCTCCGGCGCTCCGACGGTGCAACGGTCGACGCTCTGCTGGCCGTTTCGCCGGTCTTTGCCGGAAGCGGGGAGCGTCTGGGCACGGCCGTCGGCGTCATGGGAATCACCGGCTGGAAACTCGTCGAGGAGAAGGTCAGGCGCAGGAACACCCAACTCTACGTCATCAACCAGGTGGTCAGGGCAGCTACGTCGTCGGCGGGCATGGATGAACTGCTGATAAGCGTGCTCGAAAAGACCCTGAAGCTTCTCGGTTTCGAGGGCGGCGGCGTATACCTCATCGACCCCAGTCGGTCCAGGGCCGAACTTGTCGCGGAGATCGGACTTCCTGAGGGGTTCTCGTTCCGCCGGCGGATTGCCGATATGAACGCCCCGCCCTACAGTGCGGTCCTCGGGCAGGGCGTCCCGTACTTTGTGGAAGATTATCCGCGGTGCTATCCGCAGGATACCGGCGCAGGCATCCGGGCGTTCGCCAGCATTCCTATCACCGCTGAAGGAAGGGTCATCGGCGCCGTCAACCTCGTCAGCCGGGACGTGCACGTCTTCTCCCCCGACGAACGGGCGCTGCTCATCTCCGTCGGCCGGGAGATCGGGGGCGCCGTCGAACGAATGCGGCTCCATGAACGTCTGGAGAAGGCGCATGAAGAAGCGAACTTCTATCTGGACGTCATGACGCACGACATCAACAACGCAAACACCGCCGCCATCGGCTACGCGACGCTCCTTGCTGAGGCGCTCTCCGGGCCGGGGGAGGTCCTCGCCCGGAAACTTGCGGCCGCCGTCGGGCAGAGCGCCGAGATCATCGGGAACATCTCGACGATCCGCCGGATTGCGGAAGAAGCGCCCGTATCCGGGCCGATAAGCCTCAACGACGTCATCGAGAACGTCGTCTCCCTCTTCCCGGATGCAGATATCCGCTATACGCCGCAGGACCGGTGGGTGGCCGCCGACGACCTCCTCTCGACGGTCTTCGTGAACCTCATCGGCAACGCCGTCAAGTTCGGCGGCCCCGGTGTTACGGTCCGGATCAGCGCACGGGAGGAGGAGGGGTTCGTCGCGGTCTCGGTCGAAGACACCGGCCCGGGGATACCGGATGCTGAGAAACCTCTCGTCTTTGAGAAGTTCAGAAAAAGCGGTGCAAGGAGCGGTAAGGGGCTCGGGCTCTACATCGTCCGCACCCTTATCGAGCGCTACGGGGGCCGGGTATGGGTCGAGGACCGGGTGCCGGGACACCCCGAGTGCGGTGCCGCCTTCCGGTTCACACTCCCTGCGTGCCCGGCCGTCACCGGCCGTACTGGTTGA
- a CDS encoding DNA-methyltransferase, which yields MIGVAEGKRGEPGPGGLAINTIHTMDCIEGMQRLPAGSVDIIVTSPPYNIGKEYNSYDDQKPREDYLDWMGRVAAGAARVLADDGSFFLNIGGKPRDPWIPFDVVQQFRPHFALQNVIHWVKSIAIAKEDVGNYENVAGDIAVGHYQPVNSSRYLSQCHEHIFHFTKNGDVALDKLGVGVPYQDKSNIGRWKAAGRDLRDRGNAWFIPYRTIRSSRPHPTSFPEKLPEMCIRLHGCLPGTLVLDPFMGIGSTALAAITLGTDYIGFEIDPAYRAIAEARIAEARNRQRQD from the coding sequence GTGATCGGAGTGGCAGAAGGGAAGAGAGGGGAGCCCGGGCCCGGCGGGCTTGCTATCAACACCATCCATACCATGGACTGCATAGAGGGCATGCAGCGCCTCCCGGCAGGCTCGGTCGATATCATCGTCACGTCGCCGCCCTACAACATCGGGAAGGAGTACAACTCCTACGACGACCAGAAGCCCCGGGAAGACTACCTCGACTGGATGGGGCGGGTCGCCGCCGGAGCGGCACGGGTCCTCGCCGACGACGGCTCGTTCTTCCTCAACATCGGCGGCAAACCCCGGGACCCCTGGATCCCCTTCGACGTCGTCCAGCAGTTCCGCCCGCACTTTGCGCTGCAGAACGTCATCCACTGGGTCAAGTCGATCGCCATCGCAAAAGAGGATGTGGGAAACTATGAGAACGTCGCCGGCGACATCGCCGTCGGCCACTACCAGCCGGTGAACAGTTCCCGCTACCTGAGCCAGTGCCACGAGCACATCTTCCACTTCACGAAGAACGGGGACGTGGCTCTGGACAAACTGGGCGTCGGCGTGCCTTACCAGGACAAGAGCAACATCGGGCGGTGGAAAGCGGCGGGACGCGACCTCCGTGACCGGGGAAACGCCTGGTTCATCCCCTACCGGACCATCCGCTCCTCCCGGCCCCATCCTACCAGTTTCCCGGAGAAACTCCCGGAGATGTGCATCCGGCTCCACGGCTGCCTGCCGGGGACGCTGGTTCTCGACCCCTTCATGGGCATCGGGAGTACGGCACTCGCAGCAATCACCCTCGGCACGGATTACATAGGATTCGAGATCGACCCGGCCTACCGGGCGATCGCAGAGGCCCGGATCGCCGAAGCCCGTAATCGGCAGCGGCAGGACTGA
- a CDS encoding flagellin yields MHSSRSSDGTGRRSMPEAGFTGLEAAIVLIAFIVVVAVFSYTVLTAGFLFTGESQSVVHQGVRQAGSACTVAGTVYGVSSTPDYVDSIIIPVRLTADGEPIDITTVSVRIVGPRHKEVLAQSEPLMDAYPAQPGLWSVQQSLNADGDLLLEAGEEFVLNITPAHRNDCAPYGSFAVEIKPAGRAALRVERTVPGRIDRVTRLY; encoded by the coding sequence ATGCATTCATCGAGATCTTCTGACGGGACGGGCCGCCGGAGCATGCCGGAGGCCGGGTTCACCGGGCTCGAAGCAGCGATTGTGCTGATCGCTTTCATCGTGGTTGTTGCCGTCTTCTCCTATACCGTTCTCACGGCGGGATTTCTCTTCACCGGGGAGAGCCAGTCGGTCGTCCATCAAGGGGTGCGTCAGGCAGGCTCGGCCTGCACCGTGGCGGGGACCGTCTACGGCGTCAGTAGCACTCCCGACTACGTGGATTCCATCATCATCCCGGTCAGACTCACCGCCGACGGCGAACCCATCGATATCACCACCGTCTCGGTCCGCATTGTCGGTCCCCGTCATAAGGAGGTGCTGGCGCAGAGCGAACCACTGATGGACGCATATCCTGCACAACCCGGGTTGTGGAGCGTCCAGCAGAGCCTAAACGCCGATGGGGATCTGCTTCTTGAGGCCGGCGAAGAGTTTGTCCTGAACATCACCCCGGCGCACAGGAATGACTGTGCGCCGTACGGGTCGTTTGCCGTCGAGATCAAACCGGCGGGAAGGGCGGCGCTCCGGGTGGAGCGAACCGTCCCGGGAAGGATTGATAGGGTGACTCGTCTTTACTGA
- a CDS encoding metal-dependent hydrolase — protein sequence MFVACHLFVGLILGLAIADRLGDRRLLGLSALGAVLPDLLDKPVGHILLAGSLNSGRIMGHGLLFLALLLVAGVALNKRRGSFALLAVAVGVVSHQVLDAMWAMPVTWYFPLLGPYEPYEFTNYFGNGILAEVSSLSEWVFLAASVGIALAAGLGPDLAGVGRTLTRAAVVLLTALVLVSLYAWAAGITGSILMAGAGPEEYLMLAAAGAVGVVGVIRHREFLNTGRTRQ from the coding sequence ATGTTCGTCGCCTGCCACCTGTTTGTCGGCCTCATCCTGGGCCTGGCGATCGCCGACCGCCTGGGCGACCGGCGACTCCTCGGGCTCTCTGCGCTCGGGGCCGTCCTCCCCGACCTGCTTGATAAACCGGTGGGCCACATCCTGCTCGCAGGATCGCTCAACTCCGGGCGGATAATGGGCCACGGGCTGCTCTTCCTTGCGCTCCTGCTCGTAGCGGGCGTCGCCCTGAACAAAAGGCGGGGGTCGTTCGCGCTCCTCGCCGTTGCTGTGGGCGTAGTCTCCCACCAAGTCCTCGATGCCATGTGGGCGATGCCCGTCACATGGTACTTCCCGCTCCTCGGCCCTTATGAACCCTATGAGTTTACCAACTATTTCGGGAACGGTATCCTAGCAGAGGTCTCCTCGCTCTCGGAGTGGGTCTTCCTTGCAGCATCGGTCGGCATCGCCCTCGCCGCCGGTCTCGGCCCGGACCTCGCCGGGGTCGGCCGCACACTCACCCGCGCGGCCGTTGTGCTCCTTACAGCCCTCGTCCTTGTCTCCCTCTATGCCTGGGCGGCCGGCATCACGGGAAGCATCCTGATGGCCGGGGCCGGGCCTGAGGAGTACCTGATGCTTGCAGCGGCGGGTGCCGTCGGGGTCGTCGGCGTGATCAGGCACCGGGAGTTCCTGAACACCGGGCGGACTCGTCAGTAA
- the mmp10 gene encoding methyl coenzyme M reductase-arginine methyltransferase Mmp10 (Mmp10 (methanogenesis marker protein 10) is a cobalamin-requiring radical SAM methyltransferase that creates the methylarginine modification to methyl coenzyme M reductase.), producing the protein MSHLTVDLGGRPGLDCRGFCSYCYFKHVQGTTSFGCRYCLPFQKGCDYCTRGVREQYTGFKDLRTVADEVLGNLQVMSDDVDRITISGGGDPSCYPEFRDLVELLSSMEAPIHIGYTSGKGFDDPSIADFLIESGLSEVSYTVFAADPDLRRRWMNDPTPEASLAVLDRLCGAIDVYAAAVVIPGVNDGETLEETCAWLEERGAKGLILMRFANRIEQGLILGNAPLIEGQQVHTVDEFCDIVTDLNERFSMKISGTPLWDPSIGSPFAILHEPDLLKKLPRVRKRATVITGSVAAPFIQRILSIRGCRSRVMKVRKEIACLITSDDLAGVNLKKLEDVVIIPGRAFVHDAEARAILSADGVDREVVRGPEMLTADAETSMGMTRAEVLEKEMEGFAALINTINQYGR; encoded by the coding sequence ATGTCGCATCTCACCGTCGATCTCGGAGGCCGGCCCGGCCTCGACTGCCGGGGGTTCTGCTCGTACTGCTACTTCAAACACGTCCAAGGGACGACCTCGTTCGGATGCAGGTACTGCCTCCCCTTCCAGAAAGGCTGCGACTACTGCACCAGGGGCGTGCGTGAGCAGTATACGGGGTTCAAGGACCTCCGAACCGTCGCCGACGAAGTACTGGGCAACCTCCAGGTGATGAGCGACGACGTCGACCGGATCACCATCAGCGGCGGCGGGGACCCGAGTTGCTACCCCGAGTTCCGCGACCTCGTCGAACTGCTCTCCAGCATGGAGGCGCCGATCCACATCGGCTACACCAGCGGGAAAGGGTTCGACGATCCGAGCATAGCCGATTTCCTCATCGAGAGCGGCTTATCAGAGGTCTCCTACACCGTCTTCGCCGCCGACCCGGACCTCCGGCGGCGCTGGATGAACGACCCGACGCCGGAAGCCTCGCTCGCGGTCCTCGACCGGCTCTGCGGCGCAATCGACGTCTACGCAGCCGCGGTCGTCATCCCGGGCGTCAACGACGGCGAGACCCTTGAAGAGACCTGCGCGTGGCTGGAGGAGCGGGGCGCCAAAGGGCTGATCCTGATGCGGTTCGCTAACCGGATCGAGCAGGGGCTCATCCTCGGCAACGCGCCGCTCATCGAGGGGCAGCAGGTCCATACCGTCGATGAGTTCTGCGATATCGTCACCGACCTCAACGAACGGTTCTCGATGAAGATCAGCGGGACCCCGCTCTGGGACCCCTCGATAGGGTCGCCGTTTGCGATCCTCCACGAACCCGACCTGCTCAAGAAACTCCCCCGGGTCCGGAAACGTGCGACGGTGATCACCGGGAGCGTGGCGGCACCCTTCATCCAGCGCATCCTCTCGATCCGTGGCTGCCGCTCGAGGGTCATGAAGGTCAGAAAGGAGATCGCCTGCCTCATCACCAGCGACGACCTTGCTGGTGTGAACCTGAAGAAACTCGAGGACGTCGTGATCATCCCCGGCCGGGCGTTCGTCCACGACGCCGAGGCCCGGGCAATCCTCTCCGCCGACGGCGTCGACCGTGAGGTGGTGCGCGGCCCCGAGATGCTGACGGCCGATGCGGAGACGAGCATGGGCATGACCCGGGCGGAGGTGCTTGAGAAAGAGATGGAAGGGTTTGCGGCCCTGATCAACACGATCAACCAGTACGGCCGGTGA
- a CDS encoding DUF1616 domain-containing protein translates to MPPGTTADLLIGSLNPRTIPLDLKSVYLWILLALVGVYVPAVSESFLCVVLVLPFILFIPGYLLIAALFPAQDDLGGLERVALSFGLSVAVVPLIGFALNYTPWGIRLDSIALFLVLFSVAVGLVAQFRRWELPEEGRFSVPAGAYLAAAKEGLFGSSVSGVDRILSVVLIAAVVVAAGVTAYIVVVPREGEKFTEFYILGPKGKAADYPTEFMAGTPQTVIIGIGNHEYREVTYTVETLAVQDRFDNATNRSVIVSATLLDRFSVTVPHNQTIEQPYSFRVTDPDVNRLEFLLFKEAPPEDLSGNDLIDAGYRDLHLRLRVH, encoded by the coding sequence ATGCCCCCCGGTACCACCGCAGATCTTCTCATCGGCTCCCTAAATCCCCGCACCATCCCGCTGGATCTGAAGAGCGTCTATCTCTGGATTCTCCTTGCTCTTGTCGGCGTTTACGTACCGGCAGTCAGCGAGAGCTTCCTCTGCGTGGTCCTCGTCTTGCCGTTCATCCTCTTCATCCCGGGCTACCTCCTGATCGCAGCCCTCTTCCCGGCGCAGGACGACCTTGGCGGACTGGAACGCGTTGCGCTCTCGTTCGGGCTCTCCGTCGCCGTTGTGCCGCTGATCGGCTTTGCGCTCAACTATACCCCGTGGGGTATCCGGCTCGACTCCATTGCTCTATTTCTGGTGCTATTCAGCGTCGCCGTCGGTCTTGTTGCGCAGTTCCGCCGCTGGGAACTGCCCGAAGAGGGACGGTTCTCGGTCCCGGCCGGTGCGTACCTCGCTGCCGCAAAGGAGGGACTCTTCGGCAGTTCCGTCTCCGGCGTGGACCGGATCTTGAGCGTCGTCCTCATTGCCGCCGTAGTCGTGGCCGCCGGGGTGACGGCCTATATCGTCGTGGTGCCGAGAGAGGGGGAAAAGTTTACCGAGTTCTACATCCTCGGGCCGAAGGGGAAGGCGGCCGACTATCCGACCGAGTTTATGGCCGGGACCCCGCAGACGGTCATCATCGGGATCGGGAACCATGAGTACCGGGAGGTCACCTACACGGTGGAGACGCTTGCCGTGCAGGACAGGTTCGATAACGCGACAAATCGGTCGGTGATCGTCTCCGCGACGCTCCTCGATCGGTTCTCGGTCACGGTGCCGCATAACCAGACCATCGAGCAGCCCTACTCCTTCCGGGTCACGGATCCGGATGTGAACCGGTTGGAGTTCCTCCTCTTCAAGGAGGCGCCTCCCGAAGACCTCTCCGGCAACGACCTCATCGATGCCGGTTACCGCGACCTGCACCTCCGGCTGCGGGTGCATTGA
- a CDS encoding DUF504 domain-containing protein, translating to MRTSHRLLLRFYHDPSYDFSRVRIEYVDRGAPGDRSAVQGDRILALDAQYVEVDAGTHVACIPYHRIRRILYDGEVVWERFAPVGAEREHH from the coding sequence ATGCGGACGAGTCACCGGCTGCTGCTTCGGTTCTACCACGACCCCAGCTACGACTTCTCCCGGGTCCGGATCGAGTACGTCGATCGGGGAGCACCGGGCGACCGCTCGGCGGTGCAGGGGGACCGTATCCTCGCGCTCGATGCACAGTACGTTGAGGTGGACGCCGGGACCCACGTCGCCTGCATTCCATACCATCGGATCCGGCGGATCCTCTACGACGGCGAAGTGGTCTGGGAACGCTTCGCTCCGGTAGGGGCAGAGCGGGAGCACCACTAG
- a CDS encoding DUF5714 domain-containing protein, producing the protein MEHRAGCLICGRDLVYTQEPRDLACAVCGEVRSTTAACEAGHFVCDRCHSLEAFDLIEQFCITTALEDPLAVACILMRNPAIRMHGPEHHFLVPASLIAAYCNHRGEPGRKAALLRQARVRAEMVRGGFCGTHGTCGAAVGTGIFVSLITGSTPLKKQEWSLSNQMTARSLMVIARHGGPRCCKRDSWLAIRTAVTFLEERFGVTLPVQGNVRCEFCDINRECLREACPFHVDYST; encoded by the coding sequence ATGGAGCATAGGGCAGGATGCCTGATCTGCGGCCGGGATCTCGTGTATACACAGGAGCCCCGCGACCTTGCGTGCGCCGTCTGCGGGGAGGTCCGGAGCACCACGGCCGCCTGCGAGGCCGGGCACTTCGTCTGCGACCGGTGCCACAGCCTTGAGGCGTTCGACCTCATCGAGCAGTTCTGCATCACGACGGCGCTCGAGGACCCGCTTGCCGTCGCCTGCATCCTGATGCGGAACCCAGCAATCAGGATGCACGGGCCGGAACACCACTTTCTCGTGCCGGCAAGCCTCATCGCCGCGTACTGCAACCACCGGGGGGAGCCCGGGAGAAAAGCGGCGCTCCTCCGGCAGGCGCGTGTGAGAGCCGAGATGGTCAGGGGAGGGTTCTGCGGGACCCACGGCACCTGCGGCGCAGCGGTCGGGACAGGCATCTTCGTGAGTCTTATCACGGGGTCCACACCCTTGAAGAAGCAGGAGTGGTCGCTCTCAAACCAGATGACCGCACGCAGCCTGATGGTGATCGCCCGGCACGGCGGCCCCCGGTGCTGTAAGCGCGACTCATGGCTCGCCATCAGGACGGCAGTCACGTTCCTCGAGGAGCGGTTCGGGGTAACCCTCCCGGTGCAGGGGAACGTGCGGTGCGAGTTCTGCGATATCAACCGCGAATGCCTGCGGGAGGCCTGTCCCTTCCACGTCGACTACTCTACCTGA
- a CDS encoding type 1 glutamine amidotransferase — protein sequence MILVVDLCYRDGSLSRAEFVEPVVRVLREAGAQFAVRHYAAVGTPEIEAADGAVLCGTALKDTGFAEHPGMFRWLPAFERPVLGISSGMRALAAAFGGGVEPCCEIGMADVRVTASDPLFAGMETFAAYALHECAVQVPEGFMTLAVSDRCVQAIRHRSLPLYGVLFHPEVRNEWVVERFLRLAKSA from the coding sequence ATGATTCTTGTCGTCGACCTCTGCTACCGCGACGGTTCGCTCTCCCGTGCCGAGTTCGTCGAGCCGGTCGTACGGGTTCTCCGTGAGGCCGGGGCGCAGTTCGCCGTCCGCCACTATGCCGCCGTCGGCACACCGGAGATCGAGGCCGCGGACGGGGCGGTCCTCTGCGGGACGGCACTGAAGGATACGGGTTTCGCTGAGCACCCCGGGATGTTCCGGTGGCTTCCCGCGTTCGAACGCCCGGTGCTCGGCATCTCCTCTGGCATGCGGGCCCTTGCGGCGGCCTTCGGCGGCGGCGTTGAGCCGTGCTGCGAGATCGGTATGGCCGACGTCCGGGTGACCGCATCCGACCCCCTCTTTGCCGGGATGGAGACCTTTGCGGCGTACGCACTGCACGAGTGCGCCGTGCAGGTCCCCGAGGGGTTCATGACCCTCGCCGTCTCGGACAGGTGCGTCCAGGCGATCCGGCACCGCTCGCTCCCGCTCTACGGCGTCCTCTTCCATCCCGAGGTCAGGAACGAGTGGGTCGTCGAGCGGTTCCTCCGGCTGGCAAAGTCGGCCTGA
- a CDS encoding ABC transporter ATP-binding protein has translation MRDYCRRTVAFARDIMRQPVKTGGDLNFSDLAFFLRFARPVWRAGVLALVATAFVSAAKTVLPLSIKFFIDYVLLGETPDPESLLAGAGGVLSSLNALIVALLVLGLLTGGMDLLRNYWTARFREDYAFNLQTALFEHVLGFPLSYFKSQQTGYIMSRLSDDVQILQYTISQYLPQIVANALYVVFAFAILCTLNLRLTLVVVAFVPLYLLVNAVFIKRIRAATYRERERQAYVSRDLAEVISGIETVKSHAAEDREVRKVSGTLRNMVDARIRNTMLSAFSEYFRIGTMSLMVIAVFWFGGNEVLAGVMTVGDFVAFAVYIVTFAPTVNTFFAFPVVMQPALTSAARLRDLFRMQGEPGAAPDAGGIVPDAVQGRIEFSGVWFGYSREDPVLRNASFVARPGETVAVVGRTGAGKTTLINLILRAFVPQEGTITLDGRDLASLDPRWLRRQISIVSQDLFLFHTTIEDNIRYSRPDATFQEVVEAARKAQIHDDIVRFPKGYRTIVGERGAQLSLGQRQRVAIARAFLKDAPILILDEPTSALDLRTEDQIRQTLRALVRNRTTILVSHRPSLLELADRVLTIEDGRVREYEGADLPVKPGTDRTYLSGRSTVP, from the coding sequence GGTGCTCCCGCTCAGCATCAAGTTCTTCATCGACTATGTCCTGTTGGGCGAAACCCCGGACCCCGAGAGCCTCCTCGCAGGGGCCGGAGGGGTCCTCTCGTCGCTCAACGCCCTCATTGTCGCCCTTCTCGTGCTCGGGCTCCTCACCGGCGGCATGGACCTTCTTCGGAACTACTGGACGGCGCGGTTCCGGGAAGACTACGCCTTCAACCTCCAGACCGCGCTCTTCGAGCATGTATTAGGCTTCCCGCTCTCGTACTTCAAGTCGCAGCAGACCGGCTACATCATGTCCCGCCTCTCCGACGACGTCCAGATCCTGCAGTACACCATCTCTCAGTATCTCCCCCAGATTGTCGCAAACGCCCTCTACGTCGTCTTCGCCTTCGCCATCCTCTGCACCTTGAACCTGAGGCTGACCCTTGTCGTCGTTGCCTTCGTCCCCCTCTACCTGCTGGTCAACGCCGTCTTCATCAAGAGGATCCGTGCCGCCACATATCGGGAACGCGAGCGGCAAGCCTACGTCTCGCGAGACCTCGCAGAGGTGATCTCCGGCATCGAGACCGTGAAGTCGCATGCCGCCGAGGACCGGGAGGTGCGCAAGGTCTCCGGGACACTCCGGAACATGGTTGACGCCCGCATCCGGAATACGATGCTCTCCGCGTTCTCGGAGTACTTCAGGATCGGCACGATGTCGCTCATGGTGATCGCCGTCTTCTGGTTCGGCGGGAACGAGGTGCTCGCCGGCGTCATGACCGTGGGGGATTTCGTCGCGTTCGCGGTCTATATCGTGACGTTCGCCCCCACCGTCAACACCTTCTTCGCCTTCCCCGTCGTCATGCAGCCGGCGCTCACATCGGCCGCCCGCCTGCGCGACCTCTTCCGGATGCAGGGCGAACCGGGCGCCGCCCCCGACGCCGGCGGGATTGTGCCCGATGCCGTGCAGGGCCGGATCGAGTTTTCCGGGGTTTGGTTCGGCTACTCAAGAGAGGACCCCGTCCTGCGGAACGCAAGTTTCGTCGCTCGCCCCGGTGAGACAGTCGCCGTCGTCGGGCGGACCGGCGCCGGAAAGACGACGCTAATCAACCTGATCCTCCGTGCGTTCGTACCGCAAGAAGGGACGATCACCCTCGACGGTCGTGACCTTGCGTCGCTCGACCCCCGATGGCTGCGGCGGCAGATATCGATCGTCTCGCAGGACCTCTTCCTCTTCCACACGACCATCGAGGATAACATCCGCTACAGCAGGCCCGACGCTACCTTCCAGGAGGTTGTGGAGGCCGCACGGAAGGCGCAGATCCACGACGACATCGTCCGGTTCCCAAAAGGATACCGGACCATCGTCGGCGAGCGCGGGGCCCAGTTATCTCTCGGCCAGCGGCAGCGTGTCGCCATCGCACGGGCGTTCCTGAAGGATGCGCCCATCCTCATCCTCGACGAACCTACATCGGCGCTGGACCTCCGGACCGAAGACCAGATCCGGCAGACGCTCCGGGCGCTGGTCCGGAACCGGACGACCATCCTCGTCTCGCACCGCCCGTCGCTTCTGGAACTGGCCGACCGCGTACTCACGATCGAAGACGGGCGGGTGCGGGAGTACGAGGGAGCGGACCTCCCGGTAAAACCCGGCACCGACCGCACATACCTCTCCGGCCGGTCCACCGTCCCCTGA